The nucleotide sequence TGGGCTCGTCAACATTCCGATTAAATTGTTTTCTGCGACAGAAGATAAAGATATTAAGTTACGCCAGCTACATAAAAAATGCCATACCCCGATTCAATATGAAAAAAAATGCCCTCATTGTGATGAAACGATCTCAAACGAAGAGATTGTGAAAGGATTCGAGTATGTAAAAGGAAAATTTGTCGTGTTGTCCGATGAAGAACTTCAAGAATTAAAGGACGAACATGCAGAAAAAACAGTGGAAATTAAAGACTTCGTCGATTTAACGGAAATTGATCCGATTTACTTTCATCGCTCGTATTTCATGGGGCCTGGGGAAAATGGGTTAAAGGCGTATGCCTTACTTCGAAGTGCCTTAGAGAAGTCCGGTAAAATTGGTATTGCAGAAATCACCATTCGCTCGAAGCGACAACTTGCCGTCGTTCGCGTGTACGAGAACTGCCTCGTAATGGAAACCATTCATTATCCTGATGAAGTCAGAAGTGTCAAGCATGTGCCAAGTTTACCAGAAGAGGTTGACATTCAAGAAAAAGAGCTAAACACAGCGATGATGCTCATAGAACAACTCACAACGACGTTTAACCCAGAGAATTACCATGATGACTATCGTGAAGCCCTCCAGCAAAAAATTGATGAGAAAATCAATCGAAACGAAGGGAAGGCCATTGAAGAGCGTCCGAGAGAAAATGTCGTAGACTTAATGAGCGCCCTTCAAGCCAGTATTGAACGTACGAAAAAGCAAGAGACTTCACCGAAAGCAACTGAAAAGAAAAAAGCGAAAACCGTTCGCAAAAAAGCTTAACCATTGTTGACGAGCCAATTTGCTGCGTCAAGTAATGATGGAAAGTGGTAATCTGCATGGTCGACCGTTTCATCACCGACAAGGATGGTTACCACTCCAGCTTTTTTTCCAGCTAAAATATCCACATCTCGATCGCCAACCATGAAGCTTTTCGTTAAATCGATCTCGTATTTTTCTGCTAAATCCGTTATCATTTTGGAACCTGGTTTGCGGCATAAACAGCCCTCTTTCGGCTTATGAATGCAGTACGA is from Bacillus kexueae and encodes:
- a CDS encoding Ku protein, producing the protein MHTMWKGSIQFGLVNIPIKLFSATEDKDIKLRQLHKKCHTPIQYEKKCPHCDETISNEEIVKGFEYVKGKFVVLSDEELQELKDEHAEKTVEIKDFVDLTEIDPIYFHRSYFMGPGENGLKAYALLRSALEKSGKIGIAEITIRSKRQLAVVRVYENCLVMETIHYPDEVRSVKHVPSLPEEVDIQEKELNTAMMLIEQLTTTFNPENYHDDYREALQQKIDEKINRNEGKAIEERPRENVVDLMSALQASIERTKKQETSPKATEKKKAKTVRKKA